From Candidatus Methylopumilus planktonicus, a single genomic window includes:
- a CDS encoding bifunctional riboflavin kinase/FAD synthetase, translating into MQVFRHFPLSLETPIGLTIGNFDGVHIGHQALIQKLIQESKRRKITPSVMTFEPHPKEFFVPENAPTRLTSLREKLEFFLSCGVQNVFVCAFNKKFASISSEVFMHQILKEQLKTKIIIVGDDFRFGAQRLAGIEDLRKSGFELFEIPEINVKGKRVSSTSIREALNEGRIKSVTAFLGRPYTISGKVVEGDKRGRQMGFPTANIHMKHTRPALTGVYAVKLGNRKGVANLGIRPTVAGIPKLLLEVHLLNFNEDIYGQHVQVTFMEKIRDEMKFENINALIEQIKKDVVYATRYFEK; encoded by the coding sequence ATGCAAGTCTTTCGCCATTTTCCACTAAGTTTAGAAACGCCTATTGGCCTGACTATTGGCAATTTTGATGGTGTTCATATAGGTCATCAAGCGCTTATTCAAAAACTTATACAGGAATCTAAAAGAAGAAAAATTACACCATCGGTGATGACTTTTGAACCGCATCCCAAAGAATTCTTTGTGCCCGAAAACGCACCTACTCGACTTACGAGCTTAAGAGAAAAGCTAGAGTTTTTTTTAAGCTGCGGCGTTCAAAATGTTTTTGTTTGTGCCTTTAATAAAAAATTTGCAAGTATTTCTAGTGAAGTGTTTATGCATCAAATATTAAAAGAGCAATTAAAAACAAAAATCATCATCGTAGGAGATGATTTCCGTTTTGGAGCTCAAAGATTAGCGGGCATAGAAGATTTAAGAAAAAGTGGATTTGAATTATTCGAAATTCCAGAAATTAATGTGAAAGGCAAGCGCGTATCAAGTACATCAATTAGAGAAGCGCTTAATGAGGGCCGTATTAAGTCAGTCACTGCATTCTTAGGAAGGCCTTACACGATTAGTGGAAAAGTGGTTGAAGGTGACAAGCGCGGAAGGCAAATGGGCTTCCCAACTGCTAATATTCATATGAAGCATACGAGACCTGCGCTAACAGGGGTATATGCGGTAAAATTAGGGAATAGAAAAGGCGTTGCTAATCTTGGAATCAGACCTACAGTTGCAGGCATCCCAAAACTTTTACTAGAAGTTCATTTGCTTAATTTCAATGAAGACATTTATGGACAGCATGTTCAGGTTACTTTCATGGAAAAGATTAGAGATGAAATGAAATTTGAAAATATTAATGCACTCATTGAACAAATTAAAAAAGATGTAGTTTATGCAACACGTTATTTTGAAAAATAA
- a CDS encoding TonB-dependent receptor, whose protein sequence is MRKIIPAILYLLVMPLAFSGETSDLVTGTITVKDSFVDSRIMKFPATVETYDKKQIEESVNAATPAQTLKYLPSIQVRERSIGDRNGIISSRTIGSISSAQSMLYADGVLLSNLLGNSFSYPPRWGMVNPEEIQRISMMYGPFSSLYAGNSMGGVINIETSMPERLEAHAGVQSFIQNFKLYGTDQTKIGNREFFSIGNKVNDFSFWASMNRLENTAQPLDFSVANLSSTAAGGATLVTGAYQDKGISNQDRVIFGATAIDTSIQTNGKFKGQYEFLNQSKLTYTIGLWDLDSRQNVQSYIKDSDGNSIYGGDVNFNNKKYSLARMNPAQAEAFHVMQSIDFKSNDKGFFNWQMTLSDYNYSKDLSNRSNLTGTSNTNPYITKTGQITDLAGTGWTVFDSRITLRPKDHTIDLGYHLDYYQLRQIVNASIDWMGSQKGTFSSLSSGNTKTHAVYVQDKWQITPLWSLTLGARQEHYEAYDGVNQNTTLARYEDRSRNTFSPKVSLSFEPIPAWGFRAAFGKAYRFPTVTELFQQLTVSNTIVTNNPNLKPEEIYSSEITAERRFANGLARASLFREDRYDALISQTNVSPVPPLTNSTSYVQNVDHVRIYGIELATEWKNAMIPKLDLLANATLTDSEILKNDAASSYINKKVPRIPRQLYKAVATYRVSEDFTMSLAARYSGRQFIELNNSDINPETYQGASRLLFVDAKANYKFKDRWTASLGADNIFNDQAYVHHPLSQRTGYAQIKFDY, encoded by the coding sequence ATGAGGAAGATTATTCCTGCTATTTTATATTTACTTGTTATGCCGTTAGCTTTTTCTGGAGAGACATCTGATTTAGTGACCGGTACTATTACAGTCAAAGATTCTTTTGTCGATAGCCGTATCATGAAATTTCCAGCTACCGTTGAAACTTATGACAAAAAGCAAATTGAAGAGAGTGTTAACGCTGCAACACCAGCACAGACTTTAAAATACCTACCCAGTATTCAAGTGAGGGAGAGATCTATTGGAGATAGAAACGGTATTATTTCGTCAAGAACTATAGGAAGCATATCTAGCGCACAAAGCATGCTTTATGCAGATGGCGTCCTTTTATCTAATTTACTTGGGAATTCTTTTTCATATCCTCCAAGATGGGGCATGGTAAATCCGGAAGAAATTCAAAGGATAAGTATGATGTATGGTCCTTTTTCTTCACTTTATGCTGGAAATTCAATGGGTGGAGTGATCAATATCGAAACAAGCATGCCTGAAAGATTAGAAGCTCATGCCGGAGTACAAAGTTTTATCCAAAATTTTAAGCTTTATGGCACAGATCAAACCAAGATTGGTAACCGTGAATTTTTTTCTATAGGTAATAAAGTCAATGATTTCAGTTTTTGGGCGAGTATGAATAGACTTGAAAATACGGCACAGCCCCTTGATTTTTCGGTTGCCAATCTCAGTTCAACTGCAGCAGGAGGCGCAACTCTTGTGACAGGCGCTTATCAGGATAAAGGCATTTCAAATCAGGATAGAGTAATTTTTGGTGCAACAGCAATCGATACTTCTATTCAGACAAATGGAAAATTTAAAGGTCAGTATGAATTCTTAAATCAATCTAAGCTCACTTATACGATTGGTTTATGGGATCTTGATAGCAGACAGAATGTACAAAGTTATATTAAGGATAGCGACGGCAATTCAATTTACGGTGGAGATGTGAACTTTAATAATAAAAAATATAGTTTAGCAAGAATGAATCCAGCTCAGGCAGAAGCGTTTCACGTGATGCAATCGATTGATTTTAAATCTAATGATAAAGGTTTTTTTAATTGGCAAATGACACTATCTGATTATAATTACTCTAAGGACTTGAGTAATCGATCAAATTTAACTGGAACCTCTAATACCAATCCTTATATTACAAAAACCGGACAGATCACAGACCTTGCAGGTACGGGTTGGACAGTATTCGATAGTCGCATCACATTGCGTCCAAAAGATCACACCATTGATCTCGGCTACCACTTAGATTACTATCAGCTAAGGCAAATAGTAAATGCATCTATTGATTGGATGGGCTCACAAAAAGGAACTTTTAGTTCCTTATCTTCCGGTAATACAAAAACTCATGCTGTTTATGTTCAAGATAAATGGCAAATAACGCCGTTATGGTCGCTTACATTGGGAGCTCGTCAAGAGCATTATGAAGCTTATGATGGAGTAAACCAAAATACTACTCTTGCTAGGTATGAGGATAGATCAAGAAATACGTTTTCTCCAAAGGTGTCCTTGAGTTTTGAACCTATACCAGCATGGGGGTTTCGAGCCGCCTTTGGTAAGGCATACAGATTTCCAACCGTTACCGAGCTATTCCAACAGCTGACAGTAAGTAATACCATTGTTACGAATAATCCAAATTTAAAACCTGAAGAGATTTATTCTAGTGAAATCACAGCAGAGCGACGCTTTGCAAATGGCCTTGCAAGGGCAAGTCTTTTTAGGGAAGATAGGTATGACGCGTTAATTTCACAAACAAATGTTTCACCCGTTCCACCATTAACAAATTCAACTTCCTATGTTCAGAATGTAGACCATGTCAGAATATATGGCATAGAACTAGCAACCGAATGGAAAAATGCAATGATCCCTAAACTTGATTTGCTAGCTAACGCAACTTTAACTGACTCAGAGATTTTGAAAAATGATGCAGCATCTTCGTATATTAATAAAAAGGTACCCCGCATCCCAAGGCAGCTTTATAAAGCTGTAGCAACTTATAGAGTCAGTGAAGATTTTACAATGAGTTTAGCTGCCAGATATAGCGGACGTCAATTTATAGAATTAAATAATTCAGATATCAATCCAGAGACATATCAAGGCGCTAGCCGATTACTATTTGTAGATGCTAAAGCAAATTATAAATTTAAAGACAGATGGACAGCTTCACTGGGAGCAGATAATATTTTTAATGATCAGGCTTATGTTCATCACCCACTTTCTCAAAGAACAGGCTATGCGCAAATTAAATTTGATTATTAA
- the ileS gene encoding isoleucine--tRNA ligase: MPEENKYQLNLPDTPFPMRGDLAKREPLWVKRWQELKLYQKIRQKRKGAKKFILHDGPPYANGDIHIGHAVNKILKDIIVKSKTLSGFDAPYVPGWDCHGLPIELVVEKLHGKNIDPKKFRELCREYAATQVEKQKNDFIRLGVLGDWNQPYLTMNFQTEADIIRSLGHIHQNGYLYQGSKPVHWCVDCGSALAEAEVEYEDKTSPTIDVGFKVTDGDILKNIFNAKEVKDTFAVIWTTTPWTLPANQAVCVHPELNYGLYSTEKGNLILAEDLAEKNLTHYGFASFKKLASCKGQALEHLQLSHPFYKKNVPIICGDHVTLEAGTGLVHTAPAHGLEDYAVGMQYQLPVDNPVNEEGKFYSFVEQFAGESIWEANKKIIETLDVNQCLFASKKLSHSYPHCWRHKTPVIFRATRQWFVGMNQENNKKTLREKANEAVSHTTFYPEWGKARLEAMIKNRPDWCVSRQRNWGVPMPLFVHKETYELHPRTHELTELVAKEVEKSGIEAWFNLDAKALLGEDANQYKKISDTLDVWFDSGTTHASVLKKREDLSYPADLYLEGSDQHRGWFQSSLLTGCAIDGRAPYESLLTHGFVVDGSGHKMSKSKGNVVAPQKVMDQYGADILRFWVASTDYSGELTISDEILKRVAEGYRRIRNTLRFLLANLGDFDAKKDLLPVKEWLSIDRYALHLTHQLQERIKKDYASYEFHLGMQKFVSFCSEDLGGFYLDILKDRLYTSAENSKARRAAQSAIFHITHSLMRLMAPVLSFTADEIWQILMPESDELVFMDTWYDLPPHDLDARELLAWEHIIHVRAIANKKIEELREKGLVGSSLQAEIDIYASGEIYESLETLHEDLKFSMITSHAKLHERQGDLHIDVFASDHKKCDRCWHYRKEVGSHHEHPTICNRCISNLFEKGELRSHA, translated from the coding sequence ATGCCCGAAGAAAATAAATATCAATTAAATTTGCCAGACACGCCATTTCCCATGCGAGGAGATCTTGCTAAAAGAGAGCCTCTTTGGGTAAAGCGCTGGCAGGAACTTAAGCTTTATCAGAAAATTAGACAAAAAAGAAAAGGTGCTAAAAAATTCATTTTGCATGATGGCCCGCCTTATGCAAACGGAGATATTCATATTGGGCATGCTGTTAATAAAATCTTAAAAGATATTATTGTTAAATCTAAAACCTTATCTGGGTTTGATGCGCCTTATGTCCCAGGGTGGGATTGTCATGGACTTCCAATTGAGCTTGTTGTGGAAAAATTGCATGGCAAAAATATTGATCCTAAAAAATTTAGAGAACTCTGTCGCGAATATGCAGCAACGCAAGTTGAAAAACAAAAAAATGATTTTATACGTTTAGGCGTATTAGGGGATTGGAATCAACCCTACCTCACAATGAATTTTCAAACCGAAGCGGATATCATAAGATCGCTCGGACATATTCATCAAAATGGATACCTCTACCAAGGAAGTAAGCCTGTGCATTGGTGTGTTGATTGTGGTTCAGCATTAGCTGAGGCTGAAGTAGAGTATGAAGATAAAACTTCACCTACGATTGATGTGGGGTTTAAAGTTACAGACGGCGATATTTTAAAAAATATATTCAATGCTAAAGAAGTAAAAGATACATTCGCAGTTATTTGGACAACGACACCTTGGACGCTTCCAGCAAACCAGGCCGTATGCGTTCATCCTGAATTAAATTACGGTTTATATAGCACTGAAAAAGGTAATCTTATCCTTGCTGAAGATTTGGCTGAAAAAAATCTTACGCATTATGGCTTTGCATCTTTCAAGAAATTAGCCTCATGTAAAGGTCAAGCTTTAGAGCATCTCCAACTCAGCCACCCGTTTTATAAAAAAAATGTACCTATCATATGTGGCGACCACGTCACTCTAGAAGCTGGAACTGGGCTAGTTCATACAGCCCCTGCACATGGGCTAGAGGACTATGCGGTTGGTATGCAATATCAATTGCCTGTAGATAACCCAGTCAATGAAGAAGGAAAGTTTTATTCCTTTGTGGAGCAGTTTGCAGGTGAAAGTATTTGGGAGGCCAATAAAAAAATTATTGAAACATTAGACGTGAATCAATGCTTATTTGCTTCTAAGAAATTATCACATAGCTACCCACATTGTTGGCGTCATAAAACACCAGTAATTTTCAGAGCTACACGTCAATGGTTTGTTGGCATGAATCAAGAAAATAATAAAAAGACATTACGTGAGAAAGCAAACGAAGCAGTCAGTCATACCACTTTCTATCCTGAATGGGGAAAAGCGCGCTTAGAGGCTATGATTAAAAATCGTCCTGACTGGTGCGTTTCGCGCCAAAGAAATTGGGGCGTTCCTATGCCACTTTTTGTTCATAAAGAAACTTACGAATTACATCCGCGTACCCATGAACTAACTGAATTAGTTGCTAAGGAAGTTGAGAAATCAGGTATCGAAGCTTGGTTTAATTTAGATGCTAAAGCATTACTTGGCGAAGATGCTAATCAATATAAAAAAATAAGCGACACATTAGATGTGTGGTTTGATTCAGGAACGACACATGCTTCTGTTCTAAAAAAACGTGAAGACCTATCTTATCCAGCTGATCTTTATCTAGAGGGTTCAGATCAACATCGGGGTTGGTTCCAATCAAGCTTACTCACAGGCTGTGCAATCGATGGAAGAGCACCTTATGAATCACTTCTAACGCATGGTTTCGTTGTTGATGGCAGTGGTCATAAGATGAGCAAATCTAAGGGCAACGTCGTAGCCCCGCAAAAAGTCATGGATCAATATGGAGCTGATATTTTAAGATTCTGGGTAGCTTCCACCGACTATTCTGGCGAACTTACTATTTCAGATGAAATTTTAAAGCGAGTTGCTGAAGGGTATAGGCGTATACGAAATACCTTACGCTTTTTGCTAGCCAACCTTGGCGACTTTGATGCTAAAAAAGATTTACTTCCTGTAAAGGAATGGCTATCGATAGATCGCTATGCACTGCATTTAACTCATCAGCTTCAAGAACGAATTAAAAAAGACTATGCATCTTATGAGTTTCATTTAGGCATGCAAAAATTTGTAAGTTTTTGCTCTGAGGATTTGGGTGGATTCTATCTTGATATTTTGAAAGATCGTCTTTATACATCAGCCGAAAATTCAAAAGCAAGACGAGCTGCGCAAAGCGCAATCTTCCATATTACACATTCCTTAATGCGATTGATGGCACCTGTTCTAAGCTTTACAGCAGATGAAATTTGGCAGATTCTCATGCCAGAAAGTGATGAATTAGTTTTTATGGATACATGGTATGACCTACCACCTCACGATTTGGACGCAAGGGAATTGCTAGCATGGGAGCATATTATTCATGTACGTGCAATTGCTAATAAAAAAATTGAAGAGTTACGTGAAAAAGGATTAGTAGGCTCTTCACTTCAGGCTGAGATTGATATCTACGCTTCAGGTGAAATTTATGAATCTTTAGAGACGCTTCATGAAGATCTTAAGTTTTCGATGATTACTTCGCATGCAAAACTTCATGAAAGACAAGGTGATCTTCATATTGATGTCTTTGCAAGTGACCATAAAAAATGTGATCGATGCTGGCATTATCGCAAAGAAGTTGGATCGCATCATGAACATCCAACGATTTGCAATCGATGCATCAGTAATCTTTTTGAAAAAGGCGAACTAAGATCGCATGCGTAA
- a CDS encoding 5-(carboxyamino)imidazole ribonucleotide synthase gives MLGILGGGQLGRFFVIAAHEMGFKVTVLDPDPKSPAGAIADIHLCKSYDDVSALEVMRNTCQGVTTEFENVPADSMEFLSKKIHVSPSPESVRVAQYRVLEKTFLKESGLPVGPFEIIREDKDIPSDTSSIYPAILKVARFGYDGKGQARVASQKEAIVAFHQFSSQECVLEKMLPLDMEVSLVLARDQLGHMETFSVAENIHTNGILDISIVPARSTQLINDLVDQLAKQVAQALNYVGVLGVEFFISEGKVFVNEIAPRPHNSGHYTIDASVTNQFEQQVRVLAGLPLGNPRLHSSAVMVNLLGDVWTKNGQKEPDWGMALNESGLKMHLYGKHEARPGRKMGHFTVLDKNLDIAFHKAIKVRKLLGIA, from the coding sequence ATGCTTGGCATTCTTGGAGGCGGCCAGTTAGGTCGTTTTTTTGTGATTGCAGCCCATGAGATGGGCTTTAAGGTTACTGTATTAGATCCGGATCCAAAAAGTCCTGCAGGAGCTATTGCAGATATTCATTTATGTAAATCTTATGATGATGTTTCGGCATTGGAAGTCATGAGAAACACATGTCAAGGTGTAACCACTGAATTTGAAAATGTTCCTGCAGACAGCATGGAATTCTTATCAAAAAAGATACATGTAAGCCCTTCACCAGAGTCTGTAAGAGTGGCCCAGTATCGCGTTCTTGAAAAAACTTTTTTAAAAGAATCAGGGCTTCCTGTAGGTCCTTTTGAAATCATTCGAGAAGACAAAGATATACCTTCAGATACTTCTTCTATTTATCCTGCTATTTTAAAAGTCGCTCGCTTTGGTTATGACGGCAAAGGTCAAGCAAGAGTTGCTTCACAAAAAGAAGCGATAGTGGCTTTTCATCAATTCTCAAGTCAGGAATGTGTTTTAGAAAAAATGCTTCCTTTAGATATGGAAGTTTCTTTAGTTTTGGCGAGAGATCAATTAGGCCATATGGAGACATTTAGTGTAGCTGAGAATATTCATACTAACGGTATTTTAGATATTTCCATTGTGCCGGCGCGCTCAACACAATTAATTAATGATTTAGTGGATCAACTTGCAAAGCAAGTAGCTCAAGCACTTAATTATGTAGGCGTGTTGGGTGTTGAATTCTTTATTAGCGAGGGTAAGGTTTTTGTAAATGAGATTGCTCCTAGACCGCATAATTCTGGTCATTACACCATTGACGCCTCTGTGACGAATCAATTTGAACAGCAAGTGAGAGTGCTAGCAGGTCTTCCTCTTGGAAACCCTAGACTTCATTCATCCGCTGTCATGGTTAATCTCTTAGGTGATGTCTGGACAAAAAATGGACAAAAAGAACCTGACTGGGGCATGGCCCTTAATGAATCCGGCTTAAAAATGCATCTTTATGGAAAACATGAAGCAAGACCAGGCCGAAAGATGGGCCACTTTACCGTATTAGATAAAAACTTAGATATAGCTTTCCATAAGGCTATAAAGGTAAGAAAGCTTTTGGGGATTGCTTAG
- the murJ gene encoding murein biosynthesis integral membrane protein MurJ: protein MNLLKALATVGSMTFVSRILGFVRDSLIAKTFGAGMETDAFFVAFKIPNLLRRISAEGAFSQAFVPILAEYKNKRSYEATHLLINHVCSLLSLFLIAITCIGIFAAPWLVYISAPGFIEHSEKFQLTVDLLRITFPYIFFISLVSMAGGILNTFNKFSVPALTPVWLNLSFIFAALFFADYFDRPILVLAWAVFVGGVLQLIFQIPFLREIGFIPKYQLDLKDEGVWRIIKIMGPAIFGVSIAQLSLLVNTIFASFLETGSVSWLYYADRLMEFPAGVLGVALGTILLPSLSKSFSGKDQKEYSGLLDWGLRLTFILAAPAAVALAVLSLPLIATLFHYGAFNTHDVLMTQQATIAYSFGLMGLIMIKVLAPGFYARQNIKTPVKIALFTLFSTQFMNMIFIGQFKHAGLALAIGLGACLNASLLYYHLRKGNYYKPHAGWGQFLIKLFVALVLMGLTLFYLKGDSTLWLEFSISKRLIYLVMLILAGSVVYFGSLWMMGLRLQSFIRRAI from the coding sequence ATGAATCTTCTTAAAGCACTCGCAACCGTCGGAAGCATGACTTTCGTATCAAGAATTTTAGGTTTTGTGAGGGATAGCTTGATCGCCAAAACCTTTGGCGCGGGTATGGAAACAGATGCTTTTTTTGTGGCTTTCAAAATTCCCAATCTATTAAGGCGCATTTCAGCAGAGGGCGCTTTCTCCCAAGCCTTTGTCCCTATCCTTGCTGAGTATAAAAACAAACGTAGTTATGAGGCGACACACCTCTTGATTAATCACGTATGTTCATTATTAAGTCTTTTTCTAATAGCGATTACATGCATTGGTATTTTTGCGGCACCTTGGCTTGTCTATATTAGTGCGCCAGGTTTTATTGAGCATTCTGAAAAGTTTCAGCTCACTGTTGATTTATTAAGGATCACCTTTCCTTATATCTTTTTTATTTCCTTAGTGTCTATGGCTGGCGGCATTCTGAACACTTTCAATAAATTCTCAGTGCCTGCTTTAACGCCTGTATGGCTTAATTTGTCTTTTATTTTTGCAGCATTATTTTTTGCCGATTATTTTGATCGGCCTATTCTGGTATTAGCTTGGGCTGTATTTGTTGGAGGTGTCCTCCAGTTAATTTTTCAAATTCCCTTTTTAAGAGAAATTGGGTTTATTCCTAAATATCAGTTAGATCTTAAAGATGAAGGTGTGTGGAGGATTATTAAAATCATGGGACCTGCAATCTTTGGGGTATCTATAGCGCAACTATCATTGCTTGTTAATACTATCTTTGCATCCTTTCTTGAGACTGGAAGTGTTTCATGGCTTTATTATGCTGATCGACTCATGGAGTTTCCAGCAGGCGTTTTAGGAGTAGCACTGGGCACGATTTTACTTCCAAGTCTTTCGAAATCTTTTTCAGGCAAAGATCAAAAAGAATACTCAGGCTTACTTGATTGGGGGCTACGACTCACTTTTATTCTTGCAGCGCCTGCGGCTGTTGCATTGGCTGTGTTATCACTCCCTTTAATTGCAACCTTATTTCACTATGGCGCTTTTAATACGCATGACGTTTTGATGACCCAACAAGCTACCATTGCATACAGCTTTGGACTGATGGGCCTCATCATGATTAAAGTATTAGCACCTGGATTTTATGCAAGACAGAATATTAAAACGCCAGTCAAAATTGCACTATTTACTTTATTCTCGACACAGTTCATGAATATGATATTTATTGGGCAGTTTAAACATGCAGGTTTGGCTCTCGCGATTGGTTTAGGAGCGTGCCTAAATGCAAGTCTCCTTTATTATCATTTAAGAAAAGGTAATTATTACAAACCACATGCAGGATGGGGGCAATTTTTAATAAAACTTTTTGTGGCTTTAGTTTTAATGGGCCTCACTTTGTTTTATTTAAAAGGAGATTCAACGCTTTGGCTTGAGTTTTCTATTTCAAAAAGATTGATTTACTTAGTGATGCTCATTCTTGCCGGGTCTGTTGTTTACTTTGGTTCACTATGGATGATGGGATTAAGACTTCAATCATTCATTCGAAGAGCTATTTAA
- the lspA gene encoding signal peptidase II, whose protein sequence is MRKYISIALSIVILDLISKQWIFNHLDLGNALVVNSFLNIVHFQNTGAAFSFLSEASGWQRYFFIGISSAAIFIITRLIHQRLKQPLLCLALSFILGGAAGNLCDRSYYGFVIDFIYLHYEGLYWPAFNVADSFISTGVALILYDAFKNKKPLLS, encoded by the coding sequence ATGCGTAAATATATTTCGATTGCTTTATCGATTGTTATTCTGGATCTCATATCCAAACAATGGATATTTAATCACTTAGATTTAGGAAACGCTTTAGTGGTGAACTCGTTTCTTAATATTGTACATTTTCAAAATACGGGAGCCGCCTTTAGCTTTTTAAGTGAAGCATCCGGCTGGCAGAGATATTTCTTTATAGGTATTTCATCTGCCGCAATTTTTATCATTACCCGATTAATTCATCAGCGTTTAAAACAGCCACTACTGTGTTTAGCACTTTCTTTTATTCTTGGTGGAGCCGCAGGTAACTTGTGTGACAGAAGCTATTATGGTTTTGTCATAGATTTCATTTATCTTCACTATGAAGGACTTTATTGGCCAGCATTTAATGTGGCAGATAGTTTTATTTCGACCGGTGTCGCTTTAATTCTTTATGATGCATTTAAAAACAAAAAACCTTTATTAAGTTAA
- the rpsT gene encoding 30S ribosomal protein S20, protein MANTAQARKRARQATKQRAHNASLRSTLRTAIKKILKAIQTGDKTAAKTSFQENVSVIDRIADKKIIHKNKASRHKQRLNAAIKSMA, encoded by the coding sequence ATGGCAAATACCGCACAAGCTAGAAAACGTGCCCGCCAAGCAACGAAGCAACGAGCTCACAATGCAAGTTTGCGTTCAACTTTGCGTACTGCAATTAAAAAGATTTTAAAAGCAATTCAAACTGGTGATAAAACAGCTGCAAAAACATCTTTCCAAGAAAATGTTTCAGTGATTGACCGTATCGCTGATAAAAAGATTATTCATAAAAACAAAGCGTCACGTCATAAGCAACGCTTAAACGCAGCAATCAAATCAATGGCTTAA
- a CDS encoding DUF2946 domain-containing protein, producing the protein MKNAYKKIGSWIAIFAMLLTSFMPLISHAIESQNNLDNLEKICTSQGVKFVSTQNQNPDKNHANINLTHCAYCSTTSDKNYLPERDIQLGLTLIPSAAKFFLEYESPILQSYFRSSHPPQAPPSI; encoded by the coding sequence ATGAAAAATGCATACAAAAAAATAGGTAGTTGGATTGCGATTTTTGCAATGCTTTTAACATCCTTTATGCCATTAATTTCACACGCAATTGAGTCACAAAATAATCTTGATAATTTAGAGAAAATTTGTACTTCTCAAGGCGTTAAGTTTGTTTCGACGCAAAATCAGAATCCAGATAAAAATCATGCAAATATTAATTTAACTCATTGTGCTTATTGTTCGACAACCTCAGACAAGAATTATTTACCAGAACGCGATATCCAATTAGGATTGACTTTAATTCCTAGCGCTGCGAAATTTTTCCTAGAATACGAATCCCCAATACTTCAGTCCTACTTTAGATCCTCTCACCCTCCTCAAGCCCCGCCCTCTATTTAA